Within Quercus lobata isolate SW786 chromosome 5, ValleyOak3.0 Primary Assembly, whole genome shotgun sequence, the genomic segment actttgggttgatgtgatttaattttatgtttttaaattgttatctttttaatttttttaattttttaatatatatttgatttcatAGATATTATCCTATTACATtataaatatagtatatataaatataattttattctattacatagcatgactatgataatttggtgtttatcactacatcttataactctttttcttctcatctaattttctttaaatttgttattatctCTCACATTCTTTCCTGAAAAAATgattattctttctctctcgatctctctctcaaatttttatattatttcttgcaactcgattttaaggtgatgaatcattgtgtttttttataaCTATGTTTTGGATTAATACgttttggtgttgtatttttgAGTTCCCCAACACAAGTAGTCTCTCTCACTCTTATaactttggtttgatttttgtttgaattaatacttagttattttggaaatgagaatttgaatttatattaaaaCACAATATTGGCTATGCATTTGAATGTCTATcaattatttaagtaatattaaaaagtatttttgttatgagttttgattataaTGACAGTCTCCTTTATGAGAattagaaatttgaataattcattggaaacttaaaaagtttagttgtagagaacaaaattagaaaaatatagcaTACTATAACATAATTTCAAAGAATATAAACTAGCTTATAAATGAATTATATCAATCAAATACTAcactaaaaataatagaatgatatattggtagagactaaaagataaaaattaaaattagaaattgtttaatttttggagaaaacaaattatcttcaacaaatCAGAGAACAAATTGTATATTATTCcacaattataaattaattatttattcccaTGCGATGCGTGGATTTGcaactaatttaatataataaaaaattaaaattaaaaaacaaaaacgcaTGGCGATTGTATAACTCTTTTCaagtttctttctttgattAAGAAGGTtatgattacaaaattttcattctctcatACTTGTAGACTACAAAAATAAtccacatcttttttttttctttgataattgtTGGTATAAGAGGCTACAAGGGAATCGAGGTGCCACTTTCCAATTGGCAAACCAACCAAATCTTTTATTGGAGTTTATTATTTCATAACATGCTACAAAGAAAAAACTCCGTGAAAGGGAATATTGCCTTTGAAGTGACCTCAATATATTCCAGGATTTAGGCCTTCTAGTTGTCTCAGGAGCGCCATAAAACCCTGTGAAACGCTACATGTTGTCCTTGCCAAAATTAATGATTACATCAATGTATTGTGGAGATGAGTTCTCAATCCGAAGATCAAAATCTTGCTTCCAAAAGAGAGCTAGGCCACCCCCACGTGTAATTcttgaaaacctaaaaaattcttcaattttaaAGTATCACACAAAACACCTAGCCTAGCTTCATCCAGTTAtgtttcggctaaaaacacTGCTGCAGGATCTTGTGCCGGAACTAAATCACCAAGCTCTAGAACTTTTTGCAGTTTCTCAAGCCTGTGATAGTTCCAACATAAAACACTCATTTCTCCTGGCGGGGCTGGTGAACAGCCTCCactgatgatgaagaagaaaaattagcATTTGAATAAACCGCCAATTTCTTACTTGGAAAATCCGCATGTTCTCCAAGAGTTGAAACATTTCGTTTAATGCACACAATCTTCTAAGATAGAGGTTCAGAACTAGGATCCGAGGTACGGGTCAAACGTTTCTAGGTAGCGGGCTTGGAGTTGTTTTGATTACCCAACCCCAGGGAGGTAGTTAAGTCAGAGAGGCCCACACCAAACTTATGTTGGGCTTTAGTTTGCATGCTGAGGGCATGTGGAGAAGAATTAGGGCATACCCCCTGTTTCGAAAGAATATCATCTCAAATCTCCTTAACTGTGTTACCCGGATTTTCATCCGTTTGAATCCCATGATCTTGAAATTTTTGCAATCCACAATCTATATCTAGAAGTAGTTGGAAAAAAGGATCTATAATATTTGCTTGTCCCGAAATACTCGGAGCAATGGGATGCATCCCAGCTGTACCAAcgtttgaatttgaattttgaggGGCAATTACTTCTTCCACCAAATCTAGAGATTCCAAATCCACCTTGTCACTTGTGAACGACATAGCAGAAGGCTCCATCACCGGAATAATATTGGGAGGAACGTGATTTCTTACCTCGGGCTTGTACCGGGTGGTGGAGTGTTTACTCTTCTTATCATCGTAGAAACCTGAGACATGCACAACACTGCTTTTTGGCTTGAAAACTTGAGTAGCTCTCATGAATGGCCCGAACTGTTTTGCACTCACAGGTAGCGTCCCTTTGCTTTCAATCCACAGAGTACACTCCCTGTCATCGTGATCAAGACACCCTCACCAATAGCAGAGGTTGGGTAGCCTCTCGTACTTGAAGGAAACCCAAACTTTCCCCCCTTCTTTGAGATGAACCATTTGCCTTTGACAGAGAGGTTTGGAGACATCCACTGTAACTTTAACCCTTATGAAACACCCACCTTCCTCCGTGGGCTGAGTCCTCAACCGATTGACTTCGCCAAGGCTGCTACAAATGTCCTCCGCCACTTCCTTTGACATATACCTAATCGGAATGTCATGTACTTGAACCCAAAAAGACACTTTGTCAAAGCTAACATCCTGGAGAGGAATGTTGACATCGTAATTCTGAACTACCACCAGATGCTTATCAAAACTCCAAGGCATACTGAGTAGAACCCTATTAACATCCTCTGGATTGTCAAAGATAAACAATAGCGTCTGGTCACCAAGATTCTTGATTCGAAAGCCGGTCTGTGAACGCCATAGTGGTTTGAAAGTCCTCCCCACTGCATCCACATTTAACACTCTTCTTGTCGGGAACTTGGCAGTAATAATATGTTCTTGAAAGCGTTTTTCTTTCCCAAGTGTGATCCTATCACCCTCCCCCTTTAACAAGGAGAGTCAAGTCCACTATTTTGATAGATTGTCCATGCTAAACAAAAATAGGAAAACTAGGGCTGGAGAAAAAggagttttgaaaaaaagagaaaagaaaagaaggagagAATGGAGGAAGAAAAAGCGTAAAAacaatggagagaaaactgTATCCCAACACCCAAAAGAAGGGGACCCGCTAGCCCTAGtgataacaatattattagagGGAGCAGACAAGCTTACAAAGAAGGGACAGAAAAATTCCACAGCCCAGGAGAAAGTTGGCAAATAGCCAGAGATCTTCCTAGCGACAGGGAAACACCAACAACTTACTTATTATCACAAGGTCAAATGAGAAGCTTGGTGGTTGCCTACGCCCTGATAAGTAGATGCAAGACTTTTGGGACGTGATTGATGATTGTGGGTTTCGAGACCTTGGTTACGTGGGGAGTAAATTTACATGGGCAAAGCATTATCTGGATGGAACTATTATTTGGAAACGTTTAGATAGAGCTCTTGGGACTGAAGACTGGGTGAGTTTGTTTCCTGCTTTCCAAATGGTTCATCTGGAATGCAGGATGTCCGACCACAAACTTGTCCATATTTATCCTATGGGAGTTCCGACAAGAAGACAACGGCCATGGCATTTTGAGCAAGTATGGCTATCTGATGTTGGCTATGGCGATACCGTGAAAGCAGCATGGGAAGGTGGTTCGATCTCTTGCATAATAGGTTAGtttagggaaaaaataaaaaggtgtcAGCGTGACTTGTAAAGGTGGAGTAAACAATCTTTTTGTTATATATCTCGGGCCCTCATTGAGAAAAGATCCTCTCTAAAATCTGCAGAAGAGGCAGCACAGCTTGGAGGTGACTATAATCCAGTGTACACtatcaaaaaggaaatcttAGAATTATCACTTCTTGAGGAGCAGTTGTGGCACCAGAGGTCTCGTGCGCACTGGATGAAGTCGGGTGATAAGAATACAGCTTTCTTCTACAGTAAAGCCTCACAAAGACTATGAAGGAATAGGATTGTTAGTCTTAGAAATAATGATGGGGTGTTATGTATAGGTGAGGCAAAAGTCACGGGTTTGTTGGTCTCTTATTATAAGCAGTTGTTCACTTCATCCCAACCAACATACTTTGAGACAGTTTTGCAAGCAGTCCCACGAGTGGTCACTACTGAAATGAACTCCGCATTGATTGGTGAGTTTACAAGGGCAGAGGTTGATATGGCTTTGAAACAGATGGCCCCCTTAAAGGCTCCGGGTCCTGACGGTATGCCTCCTATTTTTTACCAACATTTTTGGAATCATATTGGTAGTGATATGTCTCAAGCAGTTTTATCTTGCttgaattttggaaaaaatacaATCTGACTTAAATTATACTTATATTACCCTCATCCCCAAAGTCAAAAGTCCTGATAAAGTTATCGAGTGCGACCCATCTCTCTTTGcaatattttatataagttGGTTTCTAAAATACTGGCcaacagattaaaaaaaatcctcccTCATATTATATTTGATTCACAAAGTGCTTTCCAATCGGATAAAGCAATCCTAGATAATATACTGATAGCTTTTGAAACTCTTCATCATatgaaaactaagaaaataGGGAAGAAGGGCTTTGTTGCCATGAAattagatatgagtaaggcctatGATAGAGTGGAGTGGTTATATGTTGTGAAACTTATGGATAAAATGGGCTTTGATCAAAAATAGGTTCGACTCATATATGAGTGTATTAGCACTATTTCTTATTCAATCCTAGTGAATGGAGAGCCCTCGAGCATTATTAAACCTAAAAAGGGCATTAGGCAAGGGGACCCCTTGTCCCCCTATTTGTTCCTTTTATGCTCAGAAGGGCTAACCCAACTTATTAAGCAAGCTGTGCAAGTTGATAAAATTAGAGGATATTCTCTTTGTAGGAATGGACCTAAAATCTCTTagttattttttgcagatgacagcTTGTTATTTTGTAGAGCTCAATTAGGGGATGTTCAAACCATTCAAGCTCTTCTTGGTGTTTATGAAAAAGCATCGGGACAACAAATCAATAAAGAGAAGACGAATCTCTTCTTCAGTAAATCAATCTCCAATGGTGAtaaaattgcaataaaaaacCTTCTTGGTGTGGCAGAAATAAAGGAGTATGAGAAATACTTGGGGTTTCCTGCGGTAGTTGGGAAGAATAGAAGAGCAAGTTTGAATTACATCAAAGAAAGGGTTTGAGGGAAGCCtcaagggtggaaggaaaagatCCTTTCTCAAGCCGGTAAATAAATTTTGCTCAAAGCCGTGGTTCAAGCCATCCCAACCTTTACCATGAGTTGCTTTAAACTGCTTGTAGGTCTTTATAAAAGATATTGAGGTCATGAtctgaaaattttggtgggggcaataGGGTGATCATAGGAAGGTACATTGGAAAAATTGGGAAACATTGTGCAAAGCCAAGGAGGATAGGGGCCAAGGTTTTAAAGATCTAAGCAAATTTAATGATGCAATGTTGGCAAAATAGGTTTGGCGGTTAATGCATGATGAGGATTCTCTTTTTTACAAAGTGTTTAAAGTAAGATATTTTCCCAATCCTTCTGTCCTTGAAGCAAAGTTGAGTGGAGGTTCGTTTGCTTGGAAGAGCATTATGAAAGCTAGGAGAGTTATCAAGATGGGAGCAAAGTGGCACGTGGGTGATGGGAAAAAGATTCGGATATATGGAGATCCGTGGTTACCAGGGGATGGAGAGGGTAAGGTGACTTCCCCAGCCTCTGCTTTACCTTTAGACGCTGTTGTTGTTGATCTCATAGACCCCACGTTGGGTTGGTGGGACTCTTAGATTGTTGATCAAAATTTCTTGCCTTTTGAAGCCGTAAAGATTAAAGCCATTCCTATTAGATCCGTGGCTCAGGAAGATATCATCATTTGGCCTAAGAGCAGGGACGGATCCTACACTGTGAAGACTGGGtatcaaattttgtgtgaaGAGCAGTCTCGTGATCATGCCTCAAGCTCATTTCCAGATGTGACAAAAGGCctttggaaaggtatttggaagtTGCGGGTTCCAGGAAAGATTAAGCATTTTCTTTGGCGAGCATGTTCAGACTATTTCCCAACTAAACACAATTTGTGGAAACGGAGAATAGTCCCTATGAGGTTTGCGAAATTTGCAACTCCCATCCAGAAACTGTCCTGCATTCCCTGTGGAATTGTGAGGCCAGTAGTGCTGTTTGGAATCGGGATTTTGGTTGGATTGACAGAAGGAAAGTTAGCCGAGGTGATTTTGTTGATCTCTGGAATTTGCTTAGCTCCAAACCCCAGGCGAGGGAGTAGTTTGCAGTCACGGCCTGGTTCATTTGGAGTAGGCGAAACAAAATTCGCTTGCATCAGACAGTCCCACCGCTATCAAAAGTACCAAGTGAAGTCAGTCATTATCTCCTTGAGTATAGGAAGTTCAATGCAGCGCCAATGAAGGTGAAACCAGTTAGAGTTGAGAAATGGAAGCCTTCTGATGGTGGTTGCCTCAAAACTAACTTCGATGGGGCAGTCTTTGCAGACTCGGGTGAAGCTAGGATTGGGGTGGTTATTAGGGACTCTCTGGGTCAGGTCTTGGCCTCACTCTCTGAGAGAATCCCAAACCCCTCCTCTGTTGCTGTTCTGGAGTTGCTGGCAGCGAGGCATGCTATCACGTTAGTTAAGGAGCTTGGTCTGGATGGTATTGTCTTAGAAGGCAATTCAGAAATTATCAATGCTCTCGAGAATGGTGATATGTTCAACTCAACATATGGACACCTCCTCATTAACATTCTGTCTCTTTTAAACTCTTTGAAGAGTTAGCCTCTCTCACATACTCTTAGGCTAGGTAATGCTGCGGCAGATGCTTTAGCTAGGAgagcaaaattttctttcccctcTACACTCTGGTTGGAGCATCTTCCTCCAGATGTTGTCAACTTTGTTTTTGCTGATTTATCAGCTTCTTGATTAATATATTTCAGATGGTTTgtttctcaggaaaaaaaaaaaaaaaaaaaaaatctcccatGAGAAACACAACTTAACAAAGTTCCagtaagatttattattcttataATATGTTGTATACAACATCCTTCCACATGTGTATACCCCACAAGTGTGAGATCTACTCCAATGTGAGTGAATGTTATATGCAACACATCACACATAATACCACATTTACATCTAATTAAAAGAGGCCATCAAGGGACAAGTTCATATGCTACATATATGGATCATGGAAGGGCAAAGCTTCAGTCCAAGTAAATGTTTGATTAATCACTTAGTCCACCAGTAGAGAAAATCCCTCTTCCtgtttatcttcttcttcaactggAGTAATGTATAGACTAGGGCCTCAGCTGTTGGAGGACACCCAGGAACATAAAAGTCAACCGGGACAATCCTGTCACAGCCTCGAACAATAGCGTATGAGTAGTGGTAATAGCCACCTCCATTTGCACAGCTTCCCATAGAGATGACATTCCGTGGATCTGCCATTTGATCATAgaccctataaaaaaattaccttaaaaattaatgcaatataaagtttcaaaatccaatcaaattatattaataCCAGATGGCAAAGTGGGCAGTTTTCACCGTATAGAAATCAATGATTGATATTAAGGTGGATACATTAGAACTAGACTAAAGAACACCATTGTTGGGGTTGGAGCTTGGGGGTCAGTGCCGTTTGTAATGAAGTAGTATTGGGCTGGTCAATGAGTTTTGGTTCAAATATGTGATTCCTTGTAACAGAGATCAAAGTTTTCGATATTGTATTGTATTGGTTGGCGGTATGGTCAGTATTTGTCGTGCCTATAGATGAATCCATACAAATCTCTCCCTCAATCAAAGCAAGCCATAAAGCATACTGCATAAAATACCACCAGGCATACTGGTGGATATCAATTATTTTGGCTTGAAAATGGAAATTGGTtgactaaaaaatacaaaaaaataccaaaaaaaaaaaaaaatcctgaagTCAGCAATAGAAGCAGACACGCTTAAATGGAAGGTGAGTTCATAGAATCAAAAGTATTGGGTGCATGTATAATCtccacacaaaaaacaaaaggcaacatCTTGGGCAGTTAAGCACAAGTTTTTGATTTCGAGTCTTGCGAAGGTCCGAGAGTAGACAAAAATATCAGAGGATAGAATCATAATTGATTCATCATTCTCCcatttgtttctccaaaaaaaaaaaaaaaaaaaaaaaaatctcaattctCTCAGGGGCGGCTCTACAGTTTAttcaggggttcaaatgaaccccctaacttcaaaaaaaaaaaaattgtatacataaaatattttttttagtttaatactttaatttattcttaaaaatatttttttttttacaccttgACTTAAATCTTGCACACCCTTATTACAAGTATTTCAGACTTTAAGAGTAAAGAGTAAGTTTTTGTGAATTGTAAATGtcactttttattataaatttatataatgtgtgtgagtgtgtttaATATTGATTGCttgtattactttttattataatattatttgcaTGAATTATGATGTGTATGGATGTTTGTGTttacagtatatatatatatatatatatatatatatatatatatgatataactttatataatttaataattaggaaatagagatggtttttttttacatgtttgtGTTAGTGTAAAATTAATTTGTATGTAATATGAATATATGTGGTTGTGTGTGTCAATAATTAATACGGAACTAATGAGTTGAGAATTGAGAttagtcatttagtttaaaatatttttataaaaacaaagacaaatagataataacaactgcataaagataaaaatgtttggcaaacttaacaaaataaaatggtcataggCTCATAGCTACACACATTATGTggcaattaaaatttttaaaacttgtaaaaagaaattgtaaaacttcatgtattattattattattattattatttttgttgataactagatatattcaaattctctttttattattattttttttaatttaagtttcttaatgacctcCTTAAACAAAATTCTTGGAGCCACCACTAAATGAGACCACATTTGGTAATGACCTCTAGACAAAAGACCAATACAATCCCtcaaacaaaatgaaacacaATTACATCTATCATCTAGATCCATGCCTCAGTGgtggtttttgaatttaaacCTTCATGAAAAAAGGTGTCATATTGGTGCAACTTATACTATGTTTTGGAGTTTGTAAAGAAAtagaaaggaatgaaatggatagaatagaaaggaaaggaaatgaattaaatattgatctctttctccaaaaaaataaataaataaataaataaatattgatctCTCTTGTATTTGGATGTTTAAAAGAGAATTAATGGAATAATAAgtaaatttgggatttttttttttttttttttttgagaaagaatgcAAAGAAATCCTTTTataacatttcatttctttaattaaaGTGGGGTGTAGacatttaagaaaagaaaaataaaatcacggGGACGtaagtaaaaattaatttaaaacataCTCTATTCCTTCCAATTTCTCCCATTTTATGAGGGAGTTACAAATTGACCTAAACTCTTTGAAATTCTTTGAGCCAGATATTCTAGATTTGGTTAAGTTTTAGATTATGGCTCAACTCACATGACCATTCAGTACGTCATTAATTTCTCGATGGGCAGTAATATAATTATGACCATAATTGGATGGGCTAGTCACGGCTAGTCCTCTCTTACCcttttttcataaaatcaaAAATTCATATATCATCTTCACTTAGATAATTCGAGTTcataaggaaataaagaaatcaaaggGCTTTCAACAAATTTGTCATTGAACTCATATAAATCACCTATTATATGATGCCAACCACAATTGATTACAAAAGATTCACAGGGTTATTTCTATTAAGATATTTCTTCTAAAATGTTGATGAATATTTAACAATTAGTCAGGAACTCAtgaaatacaataaaaattttaactctctctcttttatctttttctaggaaatttaataattattaattgatatttacTATTATTATGTTTGTCAATGTAACTATCCATTctatcatttaaagaaaaattaagaaaattttatatgaaaatattttaatgaagagttataataataataataataataataataataataataataataataataataatgtgaaaattgtgAGGCTTCAAAGCTTATGTGACCTAATATTAAGATAATGATTAGAAGTTAAATTGTTTTgattagtttctcaaaaaaaaaaaaaaaaaattgttttgattatgACTCCTTCATCTAGTACAATAACTAGGACTACTACAGTATGCAATTGCTATTCTTGTgagatttaaaagttaaaaaggtAATAAAAaggttttacaaaaaaaaaaaagttaaaaaaaaaaaaaaccattttaactAGTGGTAATTTTTAGGTAGATCATATCCAAATCCCCTTAGCGGTAGGAGTGACAAATTTTGTTCACATATCGGGTTCGTGTCATGTCAACTTATGAGTATTCAACTTTATGGGTTGACATTAACCcgacatatttattaaataggttAGGATTCATCAACCTTAACACGTTATTAAACGAGTTAGTTGTGTTGACtagtttattagttttttttttttttttaagaaaaaaaatacaaattttagtacTAATTCAATTgatttgaattatgaaaaaaatatattttttaatatataattcaaaattaacAGAGTAATTGCATCATAAATAAACATTCAATAGTAAAATATATCTCATtatcacaaataattaattgtaatatgttaaacaaaataaaccacaacagCTAATTTTAGATCCTAGCAatcaatttcaagaaaatagataaaaagATAAAGGTACAAGTAAAGGATGAGAACGACCTGAATTTCAAGTGATAGACAGAAATGAAGGACGAGGACAACGGCAGATTGGCACCGCAATGACAGATGTGTGACAATGACTAAGAAAATAAGGTGAGATTAAGGTTTGAGAGTGATAGGTGGTCATGTGGCTTGGAGAAATGCAActaggaaagaaaataagtttataCACCTAAGGTTTTAAATGCTATATTGGTAAAATGATCTTTAGTTAAATGAGTCAAATAGATTCCATAAGTTGGACACAATCCCTACACGCTAATTAAACAGGCTAGTCATGACAACATATATATTACATAAACCTATTAATCCTTAAAGCATAACCTGTTAACTTTGTGTTGTGCTATATCGTGTTCGCAGATCATGTTGAATTTTGTCACCCCTACTAGGCAATAGTTTTGGCAACTAAGAGCATTTGCATTAGCTCgtgtgaaaattgttgtttattttaatataagaacctaattttttattttaggtacttttcaaaacacatcaCATCATATTATGAGGGCGTTTGGGCTGGGCGTTTTGTGCGTCCGCGTTTcacgttttcttttttttttttttgcccgcatttgttgacttttgAGAGACAAATTTCACTGTTATGAACAGTAAATTCACTGTTCACGTACTGTTCTGACACTGTTcacgtattaaaaaatattaaaaatgggtcccacagtactatttacacatttaaaaattattttgttacagtgttttcagttttcaatttcagcaacaataagctcaatccaaacggaccctatatattttacattacatttcattaaaatattaataccTTAACATTGgacaatcatatttaaaaattttaaatttttctaaaatatttaaaatttaaaaaaccaaaaaaattttaaattgaaggaTAAAacatatacaattaaaaaaaagaaaagaaaaaagagctgataacaaaataatcaatatCAAAACTTACTTCCGAAGTGCGGGAGCCATCTTATTGGTAAGAGTGCCAGCCACAATCATCAAATCGGCTTGTCGTGGAGAGGGCCTGAAGAAGGTGCCCATGCGGTCCATATCATACCTGGCGGCGCTGGCGTGCATCATCTCAACAGCGCAGCAGGCCAGCCCTAAAGTCACGGGCCATATGGACGCTGATTGGGCCCAGTTCGCGAGAGCATCCACCTTTAATACTAAGTACTCTCCCGTCTTGCTCAAGCCTGCAGCAGGGGATCTAGATGGAAGGGTAGTTCGTGGGCCATTTTGAGTAGCAGGAAAGTGAGAGGACATGAGTGATGAAGGGGTTGTATGGAGCAAGGTGGACCTTTGGGATGAGAGCAAGGCTAGCTTTGAAGCTGTATGTCTTGGTATAAGAGCAGCCATTTGATCACaccaacaaagagagagagagtatatagattttttttttttttaatcggaGAAAGAGCTTGATGCTTTGAGAAAGATAGAGAACCCAAGAGAGTCAAAGTTTTATATTTGAGACGAAGATATTTAAATTAAGAAAGCCTCTTTTAGAGAGAAATAGagtcaaaagaagaaagaaaatgtcTATAAAATAGGAGCAAAACGCTCGTTACGCTGCAAATGAGATTCATCCAACCACAACCAACCGAAATAGCATTTGATACCAACAAGGCTAGTGCTAGATTAGCCATATAACTTTCTCTTCCCCTAACTAACAAGATTTTATCTTAAAGATAGATAGAGGAAGAGGTTGACAACTCATTGTTAAACTTGGAATTAATAATGTCCAAATAATCAACCTCCTACATGTAAGGAGTTTCTTTGCCGTGTGATCCAAGTGTGTGATTTATTTCCTACACCAGGGTGATGTGGGTGCAAGTGAATATATTCATTATCTTTGCATTTTAATAAAGTGGCCACTAACTATTGGGTTTTTTAGGTGTAATTGGTCACCTATTTCtaatctattttatatatatttaactaaGATTTGACCAAGGACTCGGAAGTTCTATTACATGTTGGGAAGTTGTTAGGTAACTTATAATCCCTATCCTAAAATAGTACATTGTTTTGGTTTAATCCTAATTTCTATAATTTGAAATGTGACTCAAATGACTCATTTATTTGGCATTTAGTTTTCAAGGAAATATGTGGCGATGCATGTATATGTGAGAATGCATGGCATGTTAATTGCTTGCTtcaacctttctttttcttctgctTGAATTTGAATATCCTTTGTTTCCGTGTTCTGTTACTGCTCTGCTTACATATCTTTTTTGGCTGAAAaggaatatataaataaaaaatgaaaatctagttagtaaggaagagagagagagaagtacaTTGGGA encodes:
- the LOC115992707 gene encoding uncharacterized protein LOC115992707 → MAALIPRHTASKLALLSSQRSTLLHTTPSSLMSSHFPATQNGPRTTLPSRSPAAGLSKTGEYLVLKVDALANWAQSASIWPVTLGLACCAVEMMHASAARYDMDRMGTFFRPSPRQADLMIVAGTLTNKMAPALRKVYDQMADPRNVISMGSCANGGGYYHYSYAIVRGCDRIVPVDFYVPGCPPTAEALVYTLLQLKKKINRKRDFLYWWTK